A window of Mucilaginibacter paludis DSM 18603 contains these coding sequences:
- a CDS encoding zinc-binding metallopeptidase family protein → MKLFKCTNCGQLLYFENSVCECCKHSLGFIAGDLNLATLDNANSGFYTLNAAKAPLLGGFLGGKKKEFKYCKNHGFDVCNWLIPADEAKDYCLACELNHIIPDLSNPEHQRQWRQVEFAKHRLVYSLLQLKLPLVSKIQDVEKGLSFDFLTEDPAAQTVLTGHENGLITLNLNEAEDDKRELSRKQMNEAYRTLLGHFRHEIGHYYWDRLVAEGPFIEGFRQLFGDEREDYSLALQRNYNEGAPADWNLNFISAYASSHPWEDWAETWAHYMHIMDTLETANAFGMQVAPRIASKNNNAKAVIDTDPYQHQNFKDLLDLWLPLTYAMNSMNRSMGNHDLYPFVIQPKVVEKLSFIHQVCFASKVNRSKSHAANKTEKAAV, encoded by the coding sequence ATGAAATTATTTAAATGTACCAATTGCGGTCAACTATTATACTTTGAAAACAGCGTGTGCGAATGCTGCAAGCACTCGTTGGGCTTTATTGCCGGCGACTTGAATCTCGCTACTTTAGATAATGCCAACAGCGGTTTTTATACTTTAAATGCCGCCAAAGCGCCTTTGCTTGGTGGTTTTTTAGGGGGTAAAAAAAAGGAGTTTAAGTATTGCAAAAATCATGGATTTGATGTTTGTAACTGGTTGATACCTGCCGATGAGGCTAAAGATTATTGCCTGGCTTGCGAGCTTAACCATATTATACCAGATCTGTCAAACCCCGAGCACCAGCGCCAATGGCGGCAGGTTGAGTTTGCAAAGCACCGCCTGGTTTATAGCTTGCTGCAACTTAAGCTACCCTTGGTTAGTAAAATACAAGATGTTGAAAAGGGGCTGAGTTTTGATTTCCTGACAGAGGACCCGGCTGCGCAGACGGTTTTAACCGGGCACGAAAACGGTTTAATTACGCTTAACCTTAACGAAGCAGAGGATGATAAACGCGAATTATCGCGCAAGCAAATGAACGAAGCTTACCGGACGCTCTTGGGCCATTTCAGGCACGAGATTGGTCATTATTATTGGGATAGGTTAGTGGCCGAAGGACCTTTTATTGAAGGTTTCAGGCAGTTGTTTGGCGATGAGCGCGAAGATTACAGCCTTGCCCTGCAACGTAATTATAACGAAGGTGCACCAGCCGATTGGAATTTAAATTTCATCAGCGCTTATGCAAGCTCACATCCCTGGGAAGACTGGGCCGAAACCTGGGCTCATTACATGCACATTATGGATACGCTCGAAACGGCCAACGCCTTCGGCATGCAGGTGGCGCCGCGCATAGCAAGCAAAAACAATAATGCTAAAGCGGTTATCGATACCGACCCGTATCAGCATCAAAATTTTAAGGATCTGCTTGATTTGTGGCTGCCCTTAACTTATGCCATGAACAGCATGAACCGCAGCATGGGCAATCATGATTTGTATCCCTTTGTAATTCAACCCAAGGTGGTTGAAAAGCTTAGTTTTATACACCAGGTGTGTTTTGCATCAAAGGTAAACAGATCAAAATCGCACGCTGCAAATAAAACCGAGAAAGCGGCTGTTTGA
- a CDS encoding family 20 glycosylhydrolase, translated as MIKYFLLLIFTTSTVIATAQDANPNLNIIPAPVSIKKATGTFSLSMETAIQADTPSNKAVTFLASYLTNNWGYHKISTIDNSVNTNVVKLTSVGAENLPEGGYHLSITPDHITIAGKGAGLFYGIQTLIQLMPTERAGVAKLPCVEIDDYPRLGYRGLHLDVSRHFFSIDFVKKYIDLMAAYKLNNFHWHLTDDQGWRIEIKKYPRLTQVGSQRSRTMIGNYHDHFPLQYDNTPYGGFYTQDQIREVVKYAADRYINVVPEIDMPGHSEAAVAAYPELSCEPTRTYKVGETWGGFPDIYCPTEYTFTFLENVLTEVMALFPSKLIHVGGDEVAKDAWRKSKFCQKLIKKLKLKNEEGLQSYFIQRIEKFVNSKGRTIIGWDEILQGGLAPNATVMSWTGESGGITAAQQHHNVIMTPGNYLYFDHAQGKSNLEPLSIGGYLSLQKTYNYNPVPVVLDPSDQKYIIGVQANIWTEYIATEYKLEYMLLPRLFALAEIAWTPLANKNYIDFAETRVPVHLAKIDAAGLNYRVATASGVVDTIMTGNTFRFELKSPVAGAKIYYTIDGYTPRETDLEYKTPLNILVPDSASRELKTIVIAPSGKRSAVTHTIMNNMPPLPAVNFTGTAAGFKYKVFAGKFTGVDQLDDARLVDTGIIKNFGTSAFRKNNRYFGVIYNGYIRIDNEGKYLFSTISADGSTVLIDDDLVVDNDGKHSTFEHGGEVLLQKGFHKITVKYFFAGAANTLRVYMAMPGRPKTDLPPDIIFN; from the coding sequence CCAATAAAGCGGTTACTTTTTTGGCTTCATACCTCACCAATAACTGGGGTTACCATAAAATCAGCACTATAGATAACAGTGTTAATACAAACGTAGTTAAGCTAACTTCGGTTGGTGCCGAAAACCTTCCCGAGGGGGGCTATCATTTAAGCATCACGCCCGATCATATTACTATCGCCGGTAAAGGCGCAGGGCTTTTTTACGGGATACAAACGCTTATCCAATTAATGCCAACCGAGAGGGCAGGAGTAGCCAAATTGCCCTGTGTAGAGATTGACGATTACCCACGCTTAGGCTACCGTGGCCTGCACCTGGATGTATCCAGGCACTTCTTTTCCATCGATTTTGTAAAAAAGTATATCGACCTGATGGCCGCTTACAAACTCAATAATTTTCACTGGCATTTAACTGATGACCAGGGATGGCGTATCGAGATCAAAAAATATCCGCGCTTAACCCAGGTTGGCAGTCAGCGAAGCCGGACGATGATAGGCAATTACCATGATCATTTTCCGCTGCAATATGATAATACGCCCTACGGCGGATTTTATACCCAGGACCAGATTCGGGAGGTGGTTAAATATGCTGCCGACAGATATATCAACGTAGTACCCGAAATTGATATGCCAGGTCACTCGGAAGCAGCCGTTGCCGCTTACCCGGAATTAAGCTGCGAGCCCACCCGTACCTACAAAGTAGGAGAGACCTGGGGCGGTTTCCCTGATATTTATTGCCCGACTGAGTATACTTTTACGTTTTTAGAAAACGTGCTCACCGAGGTGATGGCTTTATTTCCGAGCAAACTGATTCACGTTGGTGGCGACGAGGTTGCCAAAGATGCGTGGCGGAAATCTAAATTTTGCCAAAAGCTGATCAAAAAATTGAAGTTGAAAAACGAAGAGGGGCTGCAAAGCTATTTTATCCAACGGATAGAAAAATTTGTAAACAGCAAAGGGCGCACCATTATCGGCTGGGACGAGATATTACAGGGCGGCCTGGCACCTAATGCTACGGTGATGAGCTGGACGGGCGAATCTGGCGGTATTACCGCTGCGCAGCAACACCATAACGTGATTATGACGCCCGGTAACTATTTGTATTTTGACCACGCCCAAGGCAAATCAAACCTGGAGCCTTTAAGCATCGGCGGTTACCTTTCGCTCCAAAAAACTTACAATTATAACCCGGTACCGGTAGTGTTGGATCCTTCAGATCAAAAATACATCATCGGTGTACAGGCTAATATATGGACGGAATATATTGCCACAGAGTATAAGTTAGAATATATGTTGCTGCCGCGCTTATTTGCCCTGGCAGAAATTGCATGGACACCTTTGGCCAACAAAAACTACATCGACTTTGCCGAAACACGGGTGCCTGTCCATTTGGCAAAAATAGATGCTGCCGGGCTAAATTACCGCGTAGCCACCGCTAGCGGAGTGGTTGACACCATCATGACGGGGAATACCTTCAGATTTGAACTGAAGAGCCCTGTGGCCGGTGCCAAAATATACTATACCATTGACGGTTATACCCCGCGCGAAACCGACCTTGAATATAAAACGCCGTTGAACATCCTGGTTCCCGATAGCGCCAGCCGCGAATTAAAAACCATTGTGATAGCGCCTTCCGGCAAGCGTAGCGCCGTTACGCATACCATCATGAATAATATGCCCCCCTTGCCTGCGGTTAATTTTACGGGTACTGCTGCCGGTTTTAAATATAAAGTGTTCGCAGGGAAATTTACCGGTGTAGATCAGTTAGATGATGCCCGTTTGGTTGATACAGGTATCATCAAAAATTTTGGCACTTCTGCTTTCCGGAAAAATAACCGGTACTTCGGCGTAATATATAATGGATATATACGTATAGATAATGAAGGTAAATATCTGTTTTCAACAATCTCTGCCGATGGTTCAACCGTGCTGATTGATGATGACCTGGTTGTTGATAACGATGGTAAACACAGCACATTTGAGCATGGCGGAGAAGTTTTGTTGCAAAAGGGGTTCCATAAAATAACGGTTAAATACTTTTTTGCCGGTGCCGCAAATACCCTGCGTGTATATATGGCAATGCCCGGTAGACCTAAAACAGATTTGCCACCTGATATTATTTTTAACTAA
- a CDS encoding aminopeptidase P family protein has translation MELHLFDKQVYTNRRAILKNAVGIDGIILLLGNEDSSMNYKDNCYPFRQDSSFLYYFGLNVPTLAALIDTETGEEVIFGNELTIDDIVWTGTLPSVSEMAEQVGINKTKPYGQVVDYVNKAVASGRRVHILPPYRPENKIKLASWLNISLNDVAGQVSLKLVKAVIAQRLIKSELEIAELEKAVSISVDMQLAVIKNTVPGIKEYQLVAKAHEVAIAHNAHLGYPAIITTHGQTLHTHYYGNTLQEGRMVLCDIGAENNMYYGGDLTRTFPVGRSFTSRQKELYEIVLASMDHAISMLKPGVRYRDIHLAACEKLAEGLVQVNLMKGDPAEIVAAGAHTMFFQCGLGHMLGMDTHDMEDLGEQYVGYTDTLLKETSTFGLKSLRLGRELESGYVVTVEPGIYIIPELIDRWQAEKKYLDFINYDELNTYRDFGGIRIEDNFLITDNGSHLLGKYLPKTLKEIEALKG, from the coding sequence ATGGAGCTTCATCTTTTTGACAAACAGGTTTACACCAATCGCAGAGCTATATTAAAGAACGCTGTCGGTATCGACGGCATCATCTTGTTGCTGGGCAACGAAGACAGCAGCATGAACTATAAAGACAACTGTTACCCCTTTAGGCAAGACAGCAGCTTCCTCTATTACTTCGGATTAAATGTACCTACGCTGGCGGCCCTTATTGATACAGAAACCGGTGAAGAGGTAATTTTCGGCAATGAGTTAACTATCGATGACATTGTTTGGACAGGTACCCTACCATCTGTAAGTGAAATGGCAGAGCAGGTTGGCATTAATAAAACAAAGCCCTACGGCCAGGTTGTCGACTATGTAAATAAAGCCGTTGCATCTGGTAGGCGCGTCCATATCTTGCCTCCTTATCGGCCTGAAAACAAAATCAAATTGGCGTCATGGCTTAACATTAGCTTGAACGACGTAGCGGGGCAAGTATCGCTCAAATTAGTTAAGGCTGTTATTGCCCAAAGGCTGATTAAATCGGAGCTGGAAATAGCCGAGCTCGAAAAGGCAGTTTCTATCAGCGTTGATATGCAATTAGCCGTTATTAAAAACACGGTGCCTGGCATTAAAGAATATCAATTGGTGGCTAAAGCACATGAGGTTGCCATTGCCCATAATGCGCATTTAGGTTACCCTGCCATTATTACCACGCATGGCCAAACCTTACATACCCATTATTACGGCAACACTTTACAAGAAGGCCGTATGGTGCTCTGCGATATAGGTGCCGAAAATAATATGTATTACGGCGGCGATCTTACCCGCACCTTCCCGGTGGGGCGTAGTTTTACCAGCAGGCAAAAAGAATTATATGAAATAGTGCTTGCCTCCATGGATCATGCCATCAGCATGCTTAAACCGGGAGTTAGATATAGAGATATTCACCTGGCCGCATGTGAAAAACTGGCCGAAGGCCTGGTGCAGGTAAACCTGATGAAGGGCGACCCGGCAGAAATAGTTGCCGCTGGCGCGCATACGATGTTTTTTCAATGCGGCTTAGGCCATATGCTGGGTATGGATACACATGATATGGAAGATCTGGGTGAGCAATACGTGGGTTATACCGATACCTTACTCAAAGAAACATCAACATTCGGGCTTAAATCGCTTCGCCTGGGCCGTGAGCTGGAAAGCGGTTATGTTGTTACCGTTGAGCCAGGTATTTACATCATCCCCGAACTAATAGACCGCTGGCAGGCCGAGAAAAAATACCTGGATTTTATTAACTATGATGAGTTAAATACCTATCGCGATTTTGGTGGTATCCGCATCGAGGATAATTTTTTGATTACCGATAACGGCAGCCATTTGTTGGGTAAGTATCTGCCTAAAACACTGAAAGAGATTGAAGCGTTGAAAGGTTAA
- a CDS encoding circularly permuted type 2 ATP-grasp protein: MIETYLRQSSNTAKPFFDELVTPDGLVRDHWKKLAHAYVELGLEKMEQRSKEIGQELRENGVTYNVYSDPEGINRPWKLDPVPMVFSQQEWENIERGLVQRAELLNLILTDIYGERKLIKEGLIPLELVFTHKGFLRQADKVKIPGKFQLIQYSADLVRGPMGKMWVLHDRTDAPSGAGYTLENRAAMTRVFPDLIRENQVRKISSYYQTLKNTLNKLALQNKENPRIVLLSPGTANETYFEHAYLASSLGFTLALGQDLTVSDGYVWLKTLRGLEKVDVIVRRVDDIFCDPLEFLGDSHLGVVGLMEAVRQKKVTIINPLGCRILENPGLMAFLPRLCKHLLNEELILPSVATWWCGQEKEKQYVLDNLPLLITRSIYRSNENAPYIGNELDSKQLEALRKEINTRPYLYVAQEVVSFSTTPSLIDDKLEACNAIFRSYLVADIEKQQYHVMPGGLSRSFPAKGEFIISNQSGGISKDTWVLGPQPLDSQAKSSPNQPILRQVKNVLPSRTGESLFWLGRYLERAVSNVRMMRIVLKIYNERDDEIHPETNQSLVILLKSLSALTGTLPGFAEPDEKKLRQPEEELRSLAVDADRPGTLAQSLQSFLTNGYAVRDRLSLDTWRILDSISEELELMKQNGNDLRKIYHNLDQFIIKLMAFVGLNNDNMTRASSWRLLNIGRFLESAINTCTILQAALGKNVKPDVEKQLMELVLMCHESLVTYRYLYRSTLQLPGVLNLLLVNEDNPKSVGFLIAEIDEHLTHLPNNYTEGGLSPAHKKLLEALTMIRLCDINKLVASGAINDPGKKALNHFLHHLIDLLNQASTIIFESYFSPAQSQYSFVKSNSTLQEL, encoded by the coding sequence ATGATTGAAACCTACTTGCGGCAAAGTAGCAATACCGCTAAACCTTTTTTTGATGAACTGGTGACGCCCGACGGATTGGTTAGGGACCACTGGAAAAAGCTGGCTCATGCGTATGTTGAGCTCGGCCTCGAAAAAATGGAGCAACGCAGCAAGGAGATAGGTCAGGAATTGCGCGAAAACGGGGTTACCTACAACGTTTACAGTGATCCTGAAGGCATCAATCGCCCCTGGAAGCTTGACCCTGTGCCTATGGTATTTAGCCAACAGGAATGGGAGAACATTGAGCGTGGGCTGGTGCAGCGTGCCGAACTGCTAAACCTCATCCTGACGGATATTTATGGTGAGCGCAAACTAATTAAAGAGGGACTTATCCCTTTAGAGTTAGTGTTTACGCATAAAGGTTTTTTGCGGCAAGCCGATAAGGTAAAAATACCGGGCAAGTTTCAACTGATCCAGTACTCGGCCGACCTGGTTAGGGGCCCAATGGGCAAGATGTGGGTACTGCATGACCGTACCGACGCACCATCCGGCGCTGGCTATACCCTGGAGAACAGGGCCGCCATGACGCGGGTTTTCCCGGATTTGATCCGCGAGAACCAGGTGCGCAAAATTTCATCTTATTATCAAACCTTAAAAAATACCCTTAACAAACTCGCCCTTCAAAATAAAGAAAACCCGAGGATCGTGCTCTTGTCGCCGGGAACCGCCAACGAAACCTATTTTGAACACGCTTACCTGGCATCATCCTTAGGCTTTACGCTTGCCTTAGGGCAGGATTTAACTGTGAGCGACGGCTACGTATGGCTTAAAACCCTGCGCGGGCTTGAGAAAGTTGATGTGATTGTACGAAGGGTTGATGATATATTTTGTGATCCGCTTGAATTTCTGGGCGACTCGCACCTGGGCGTTGTAGGGCTGATGGAGGCCGTTCGGCAAAAAAAAGTAACTATTATTAATCCGCTGGGCTGCCGTATTTTAGAAAATCCAGGCTTGATGGCTTTTTTGCCACGGCTTTGCAAACACTTATTAAACGAGGAACTGATTTTACCATCGGTAGCAACCTGGTGGTGCGGCCAGGAAAAGGAAAAACAATATGTACTTGATAACCTGCCGCTTCTAATTACCCGGTCAATTTACCGGAGTAACGAAAACGCGCCTTACATTGGTAACGAGCTTGATAGCAAACAGCTGGAAGCGCTCCGTAAAGAAATTAACACACGTCCTTACCTTTACGTGGCGCAAGAAGTAGTCAGTTTTAGTACCACACCATCATTAATTGATGATAAGCTGGAGGCTTGTAATGCCATCTTCAGGAGTTACCTGGTAGCAGATATTGAAAAACAGCAATATCACGTGATGCCAGGCGGTTTATCCAGGAGTTTCCCGGCAAAGGGCGAGTTTATTATATCAAATCAATCGGGCGGCATCAGTAAAGATACCTGGGTATTAGGCCCGCAGCCGTTGGATAGCCAGGCTAAATCATCGCCCAATCAGCCTATTTTGCGACAGGTAAAAAACGTTTTGCCGAGCAGAACCGGCGAAAGCCTGTTTTGGTTAGGCCGGTATCTTGAAAGGGCCGTTAGTAACGTGAGGATGATGCGCATTGTACTTAAAATTTACAATGAGCGGGATGACGAGATCCACCCGGAAACCAACCAGTCGCTGGTAATACTGCTTAAAAGCTTAAGCGCCTTAACGGGCACGCTTCCGGGTTTTGCAGAGCCGGACGAAAAAAAATTACGACAACCCGAAGAGGAACTACGATCATTAGCCGTAGATGCCGACCGGCCGGGCACACTTGCACAGTCGCTCCAATCCTTTTTAACCAACGGCTATGCCGTGCGCGACCGTTTAAGCTTAGATACCTGGCGGATATTGGATAGCATATCCGAGGAGCTTGAGCTGATGAAGCAAAACGGCAACGACCTCAGGAAAATTTATCATAACCTGGATCAGTTTATTATTAAGCTGATGGCTTTTGTAGGCCTCAACAATGATAACATGACGAGGGCGTCCAGCTGGCGCCTGCTTAATATCGGCAGGTTTTTGGAGTCGGCAATAAACACCTGTACCATTTTACAGGCCGCTTTAGGTAAAAATGTAAAACCTGATGTTGAAAAACAACTGATGGAATTGGTGCTGATGTGTCATGAGAGTTTGGTTACCTACCGCTACCTGTACCGCTCAACATTACAGTTGCCGGGGGTATTAAATTTGTTGCTGGTTAATGAGGACAATCCCAAATCGGTAGGTTTTTTAATAGCCGAAATTGATGAGCACCTCACCCACTTGCCCAATAATTACACCGAAGGTGGCTTAAGCCCGGCACACAAAAAACTGCTGGAAGCCTTAACCATGATCAGGCTTTGCGATATCAATAAACTGGTTGCCTCGGGCGCTATAAATGATCCAGGCAAAAAAGCGCTGAACCATTTTTTGCACCATTTAATTGATTTGCTCAACCAGGCATCAACCATCATTTTTGAAAGCTATTTTAGCCCGGCGCAAAGCCAGTACAGTTTTGTAAAAAGTAATAGTACCCTCCAGGAATTATGA
- a CDS encoding transglutaminase family protein has product MKYRITHITRYEYQLPASLCHNVVYQVPVNHSFQQVERVNYQIDPQPHYLVTREDFFNNKFIYFSVEEFHRKLSVEIVSEVNITEPVWMHAAPKDTPAWESVVKWLQSTEADIDIRQFCLESAHVVLIPGIKDYALKSFTPGRPIMEAMLDLTSRIFNDFDFTPGFTDISTQLEYVFLNRKGVCQDFAHFALACLRAIGLSARYVSGYIETLPPPGKAKLFGSDASHAWVALYIPGIGWTEFDATNNLLVNDSHIRTAVGRDFADITPLKGIVYSGAGQKMYVNVDVKRLP; this is encoded by the coding sequence ATGAAATATCGCATCACCCATATTACCCGTTACGAATATCAATTACCTGCATCTCTATGCCATAACGTGGTTTACCAGGTGCCCGTTAACCACAGCTTTCAGCAGGTGGAACGTGTAAATTATCAAATTGACCCGCAGCCACATTACCTGGTAACGCGTGAAGATTTTTTCAACAATAAATTCATTTACTTTTCGGTAGAAGAGTTTCACCGCAAATTAAGTGTGGAAATTGTAAGTGAGGTAAACATTACCGAACCTGTATGGATGCATGCTGCACCAAAAGACACTCCAGCCTGGGAGAGCGTTGTTAAATGGTTGCAAAGTACCGAGGCGGATATTGATATCAGGCAATTTTGCCTTGAATCGGCCCATGTGGTACTCATACCTGGTATAAAGGATTACGCGCTAAAATCATTTACACCGGGCAGGCCCATCATGGAGGCCATGCTCGACCTCACTTCGCGCATTTTCAACGATTTTGATTTCACCCCTGGTTTTACCGACATCAGCACGCAACTTGAATACGTTTTTTTAAACAGGAAAGGCGTTTGCCAGGATTTTGCACACTTTGCACTGGCCTGCCTACGTGCCATAGGCTTATCTGCCCGTTACGTAAGCGGTTATATCGAAACCTTGCCGCCACCTGGCAAAGCCAAGCTATTCGGCTCCGACGCATCACACGCCTGGGTGGCCTTATATATACCAGGCATCGGCTGGACAGAGTTTGACGCCACCAACAACCTCTTAGTAAACGATTCGCACATCCGCACTGCCGTAGGACGCGATTTTGCCGATATTACCCCGCTAAAGGGCATTGTTTATAGTGGCGCAGGGCAAAAGATGTATGTTAACGTTGATGTTAAAAGGCTGCCGTAG